Proteins encoded within one genomic window of Brassica rapa cultivar Chiifu-401-42 chromosome A09, CAAS_Brap_v3.01, whole genome shotgun sequence:
- the LOC103842360 gene encoding uncharacterized protein LOC103842360, producing the protein MSPLKLFSQKKKTQDTQPMEPTGNSSDSSDRKTGKKIVASSATVKPNGKSIASSAIATTDVSSPVPVKPNVATDLSSVHADQVMLFRDVSFGPREAELRFRLIHFWEARNPLTKTLIGQEMLLIDEEGTAIQGFVPAGRVGTFDLTDGVVYKLKNFFGSRSKVQYRVADHIATVSFTWNSDLAVLDNPPVPFPEDRFRFHGYEEFRANCDSKGDLYDYVGHMKLVNGQTISDHIVLDEVDISEKRHICVHVQTHDGPVMKLYIWDKAASDFCQKFKSYGGTPSVLLVTTVNPKHLGGTLALTTMSSSRVFMDADVQPSKDYLEWLSSNSDIANRVAAEVVTKPETVTLGEIFSYIKQEGSKVAWFECTATIDDVVQGSAWYYVSCGGCNSKAVKGPTSLICNSKKCGKREVTGVPQYLTKISVYDESEQAVFVVLGDAGKELTGKHASELVASYFESNAGVDADHCVPVPQALLDAIGQKRRFIVKVSDHNLTGKTQTLTVTKILPPEAPQPIEHLEEKANPSKGFEDAAGDMVRKASERLESGEAKRPKSG; encoded by the exons ATGTCTCCATTGAAATTATtctctcagaaaaaaaaaactcaagacaCTCAACCGATGGAACCCACTGGTAACTCCTCCGACTCCAGTGACCGCAAGACCGGCAAGAAGATCGTCGCCTCCTCTGCTACTGTGAAACCAAATGGGAAGTCCATCGCTTCCTCCGCGATTGCGACGACTGATGTTTCATCTCCTGTTCCGGTGAAACCAAACGTTGCTACCGATCTCTCCTCCGTGCATGCAGACCAAGTCATGTTATTCCGAGATGTCTCATTCGGCCCACGCGAAGCGGAATTGAGGTTTCGTCTGATTCACTTCTGGGAGGCTCGAAATCCACTCACGAAAACACTCATCGGACAAGAAATGCTTCTTATCGATGAAGAG GGGACTGCTATTCAAGGTTTTGTTCCAGCCGGACGGGTCGGGACCTTTGATCTGACAGATGGGGTCGTGTATAAGCTGAAAAACTTCTTCGGGTCCAGAAGCAAAGTTCAATATCGAGTTGCTGATCATATCGCCACCGTCTCATTCACCTGGAATTCTGATTTAGCGGTTCTTGATAACCCTCCGGTCCCATTTCCAGAGGATAGGTTCAGGTTCCACGGCTATGAGGAGTTTAGGGCCAACTGCGACTCTAAGGGTGACCTTTATG ATTATGTTGGCCATATGAAGCTGGTGAATGGGCAGACTATCTCTGACCATATTGTTCTTGACGAGGTTGACATCTCAGAGAAGCGGCATATATGTGTTCATGTTCAGACACATGA TGGACCAGTGATGAAGCTCTACATATGGGACAAGGCTGCATCCGACTTCTGCCAGAAATTCAAATCTTATGGAGGCACCCCAAGCGTTCTGTTAGTCACCACTGTGAACCCCAAACACCTTGGAG GAACACTCGCTCTCACTACAATGTCATCATCTCGAGTGTTCATGGATGCTGATGTCCAGCCTAGCAAAGATTATCTTGAATG GTTGAGCTCTAACTCGGACATTGCTAATAGGGTTGCTGCTGAGGTCGTTACCAAGCCTGAGACAGTGACTCTAGGGGAGATATTCTCTTACATCAAGCAGGAAGGTTCTAAG GTTGCTTGGTTTGAATGCACAGCAACTATCGATGATGTTGTCCAGGGTTCTGCCTGGTATTACGTTTCTTGCGGAGGATGTAATAGTAAGGCAGTAAAAGGGCCTACCTCTCTGATTTGTAACAGCAAGAAATGTGGGAAAAGGGAAGTTACAGGCGTTCCTCA GTACCTCACAAAGATCTCTGTTTATGATGAGAGTGAGCAAGCAGTTTTTGTTGTACTTGGTGATGCTGGCAAAGAGTTGACCGGGAAGCATGCGTCAGAATTAGTTGCCAGTTACTTTGAG TCCAATGCTGGTGTGGATGCTGACCATTGTGTGCCGGTGCCGCAAGCTCTACTTGATGCAATAGGGCAGAAGCGCAGATTCATTGTGAAGGTTTCTGACCATAACTTGACAGGCAAGACTCAAACCCTGACTGTCACCAAGATACTCCCGCCAGAAGCTCCACAGCCCATAGAACACTTGGAAGAAAAGGCTAATCCTTCAAAAGGCTTCGAAGATGCTGCGGGTGATATGGTTAGGAAAGCATCTGAGCGTCTTGAGTCAGGAGAAGCCAAGCGCCCCAAGAGTGGCTAA
- the LOC103842361 gene encoding potassium channel AKT6 produces the protein MADKKKKVWFWGDNDGGGGTGKDAEDDMAGHLSRDETMSQYSHSKGLLPSLGATARSSLRPFIISPFDPRYRAWETFLVFLVLYTAWASPFEFGFLQRPRAPLSILDNIVNGFFAIDIVLTFFVAFLDKVTYLLIDDPKRIAWRYVSTWFAFDVISTFPYESFGSLLHSSIQGYGIFSMLRLWRLRRVSNCFARLEKDRRYSYFWVRSTKLLLCTLFVIHCGACFLYSIASHYPDPSKTFMALTDENWKQSPLAVQYNTAMYWSITTFSTTGYGDIHGVNSKEMTFILFYMVFNLGLSAYIIGNMTNLVVHVTSRTRKFRDTIQAASGFGQRNNLPVRLQDQMVAHLCLRYRTDSEGLQQQEIIDSLPKAIRSSISHYLFYEVVDNIYLFHGISNDLLFQLVTEMKAEYFPPKEDVILQNEAPTDFYILVTGAVEIIARVNGVEQVVSEAQGGNVFGEVGVLCYRPQLFTVRTKRLTQLLRLNRTTLLNLVQANVGDGAIIMNNLLQHLKDSEDPVMKGILADTEHMLAQGKMDLPLSLCFAAARGDDLLLHQLLRRGSNSNEMDKNGRTALHIAASRGSHYCVVLLLEHGADPNIKDSEGNVPLWEAIIGGHGEIAKLLAENGAKLSLDSVSYYSCLAVEKHSLEALKDIIKYGGDITLPDGTGTTALHRAVSEGHVEIVKFLLDKGADLDMPDSYGWTPRGLAEHQGHEDIKTLFHNHRPVEKKPERIPGTPEFPVTGKPLMKHSSEPTLPHSGEVPLVQEGGQLVVSQRRKLSNFRNSLFGFMSAANTGDDGGETTRSSVGGGAFYPSRVTIRSSENGELGGKVVILPNSMEELLKVGEEKMGFLPTKVLTREGAEIDDITLVRDGDCLILARE, from the exons atggccgataagaagaagaaggtgtggTTTTGGGGAGATAATGACGGCGGAGGAGGAACGGGGAAGGATGCGGAAGATGACATGGCTGGCCATCTGTCTAGAGACGAGACAATGAGCCAATACAGCCATAGCAaaggccttctcccttctctcggAGCCACCGCTCGCTCTTCCCTCCGTCCCTTCATCATCTCTCCTTTCGATCCTCGCTACAG AGCATGGGAGACGTTTTTAGTGTTTTTGGTGCTCTACACAGCCTGGGCGTCGCCTTTTGAATTTGGTTTCTTGCAAAGGCCAAGAGCACCTCTCAGTATCCTCGACAACATCGTGAACGGATTCTTTGCTATCGATATAGTCCTGACATTCTTCGTTGCCTTTCTAGACAAGGTAACGTACCTCCTCATCGACGATCCAAAGAGAATCGCTTGGAGATATGTCTCCACTTGGTTTGCTTTCGATGTGATATCCACGTTCCCATACGAAAGCTTCGGGAGCTTGCTTCACTCGAGTATTCAAGGGTATGGCATTTTCAGCATGCTGCGCCTGTGGCGTCTCCGGAGAGTCAGTAACTGTTTCGCCAGGCTAGAGAAAGATAGGAGATACAGCTACTTCTGGGTTCGATCCACGAAGCTTCTCCTCTGTACTCTTTTTGTGATTCACTGTGGTGCTTGCTTCCTCTATTCCATTGCTTCGCATTATCCAGACCCTTCCAAGACGTTCATGGCGTTAACCGATGAGAACTGGAAACAGTCTCCTCTAGCTGTGCAGTATAACACGGCCATGTACTGGTCCATTACTACTTTCTCAACAACGGGTTATGGTGATATACACGGTGTTAATTCGAAAGAGATGACTTTCATTCTTTTCTACATGGTATTTAACCTTGGATTGTCAGCTTATATTATTGGTAACATGACCAACTTGGTCGTTCACGTCACCAGTCGCACCAGAAAATTT AGAGATACCATCCAAGCAGCCTCGGGGTTTGGTCAGAGGAACAATCTACCAGTGCGGTTGCAAGATCAGATGGTAGCTCATTTGTGTTTGAGGTACAGAACCGATTCAGAAGGCTTACAGCAGCAAGAGATCATCGATTCACTTCCCAAAGCTATACGCTCCAGCATATCTCATTATCTGTTTTATGAAGTTGTTGACAACATTTATTTGTTCCATGGAATATCCAACGATCTTCTTTTCCAGTTG GTCACGGAAATGAAAGCAGAGTATTTTCCTCCGAAAGAAGATGTGATTTTGCAGAACGAAGCACCAACAGACTTTTACATATTGGTGACAGGTGCTGTT GAAATAATTGCACGTGTAAATGGAGTAGAGCAG GTAGTTAGTGAAGCACAAGGAGGGAATGTTTTTGGCGAAGTTGGGGTGCTTTGTTACAGACCGCAGCTGTTTACTGTTCGTACCAAGCGATTGACTCAGTTGCTTCGCCTGAACCGTACGACACTCTTAAATCTTGTTCAGGCAAACGTAGGAGATGGAGCAATTATCATGAATAATCTTCTTCAG CATTTAAAAGACTCGGAAGATCCAGTGATGAAAGGCATTTTGGCTGATACAGAACACATGTTGGCTCAGGGGAAAATGGATTTACCTCTCAGCTTGTGTTTTGCTGCAGCCAGAGGAGACGATTTGTTGCTGCATCAGTTACTAAGACGAGGCTCAAACTCTAATGAAATGGACAAGAATGGGCGAACTGCACTG CATATAGCAGCATCAAGAGGAAGCCATTACTGTGTCGTTTTACTTCTGGAACATGGAGCAGATCCTAACATTAAAG ATTCAGAAGGCAATGTGCCCTTGTGGGAAGCAATCATAGGGGGGCATGGTGAGATTGCAAAGCTCCTTGCGGAAAACGGGGCAAAGCTAAGCTTAGACTCAGTGAGCTATTACTCGTGCTTAGCCGTGGAAAAACACAGCTTGGAAGCACTCAAAGACATCATCAAATACGGCGGCGACATCACACTCCCCGACGGAACCGGAACCACAGCCTTGCACAGAGCAGTCTCAGAAGGACACGTGGAGATTGTGAAGTTCTTGTTAGACAAAGGTGCTGATTTGGACATGCCGGATTCTTACGGCTGGACACCACGAGGTCTTGCCGAGCATCAAGGACACGAAGACATCAAAACATTGTTTCATAATCACAGGCCGGTGGAGAAGAAGCCGGAACGTATCCCTGGAACACCGGAGTTTCCTGTCACGGGAAAGCCACTGATGAAGCATAGCAGTGAGCCTACACTGCCACATTCAGGAGAAGTACCTCTTGTCCAAGAGGGAGGCCAGCTTGTGGTTTCTCAGAGACGGAAACTCAGTAACTTCAGAAACTCTCTCTTTGGATTCATGTCGGCTGCAAACACTG GTGATGATGGAGGAGAAACTACAAGAAGCTCAGTAGGAGGAGGTGCATTTTATCCTTCTAGAGTCACGATTAGGTCGTCTGAAAACGGTGAACTTGGTGGCAAAGTGGTAATATTACCGAATTCAATGGAAGAACTATTGAAAGTTGGTGAAGAAAAGATGGGTTTCCTCCCAACCAAAGTACTTACGAGGGAAGGAGCTGAAATTGACGACATCACTCTTGTAAGAGATGGTGATTGTCTCATTCTTGCAAGAGAATGA
- the LOC103842175 gene encoding probable protein phosphatase 2C 22 isoform X2, whose product MEDTKGISDPENGSSIYGGKPPNPLSFSSSSSSSAAALYRQTFDGDRDRFLAPPRSLVRHPSLTKVSALSVENEFVLDKVEFVPVMRSGAWSDIGSRSSMEDAYLCLDNLMDSYGLKDSEDGPTAFYGVFDGHGGKHAAEFACQRIPRYIVEDQEFPSDINKVVSSAFLRADAAFSEACALDGSLSSGTTALAAILTGRSLVVANAGDCRAVLSRQGKAIEMSKDHKPMSCKERRRIEASGGYIYDGYLNGQLNVARAIGDFHMEGMKRKKDGSNGGPLIADPELMTTKLTEEDEFLIMGCDGVWDVFMSQNAVDFARRRLQEHNDPVMCSKELVEEALKRKSGDNVTAVVVCLQPQPPPNLVAPRLRVQRSFSAEGLKDLQSYLDDFGC is encoded by the exons ATGGAAGATACTAAAGGAATCTCTGATCCGGAGAATGGGAGTTCGATTTACGGCGGAAAACCGCCGAATCCTCtctccttctcttcttcctcctcctcttccgccGCCGCCTTATACCGGCAGACCTTTGACGGCGACCGCGACCGCTTTTTGGCTCCCCCCAGGTCGCTGGTTCGACACCCATCTCTC ACAAAGGTGTCAGCTTTATCTGTTGAGAACGAGTTTGTTTTAGACAAGGTTGAGTTTGTTCCCGTTATGCGTTCCGGAGCTTGGTCTGATATTGGCTCCAGGTCCAGCATGGAAGATGCTTATCTATGCCTCGATAATCTCATGGATAGTTACGGTCTCAAGGACTCTGAGGATGGACCGACCGCATTTTACGGGGTATTCGATGGACACGGTGGGAAGCACGCTGCTGAGTTCGCGTGTCAACGTATACCGAGGTACATCGTTGAGGATCAAGAGTTTCCTAGTGACATCAATAAGGTGGTTTCTTCAGCGTTTCTTCGAGCAGACGCTGCCTTCTCAGAGGCTTGTGCGTTGGATGGGAGTCTCTCTTCAGGAACTACTGCTTTGGCTGCTATTCTTACTGGaag GTCGTTGGTTGTGGCAAACGCTGGAGATTGTAGAGCAGTCTTGTCTCGTCAGGGGAAAGCCATTGAGATGTCAAAGGACCACAAACCCATGAGCTGCAAAGAGAGGAGACGCATCGAAGCCTCGGGTGGATACATATACGATGGGTATCTGAACGGGCAACTCAATGTGGCTCGTGCCATCGGGGATTTTCATATGGAAGGgatgaagagaaagaaagaCGGTTCTAACGGTGGACCTCTCATTGCGGATCCTGAGCTCATGACAACTAAACTAACAGAAGAGGACGAGTTCCTTATAATGGGCTGCGATGGGGTTTGGGATGTGTTCATGAGCCAGAACGCTGTTGATTTCGCTAGGAGGAGGCTGCAAGAGCACAATGACCCGGTTATGTGTAGTAAAGAGTTGGTTGAAGAAGCTTTGAAGAGGAAGAGTGGGGATAATGTGACGGCGGTGGTTGTGTGCCTTCAGCCGCAGCCGCCACCGAACTTGGTTGCACCGAGGTTGAGGGTTCAACGGAGCTTCTCAGCGGAGGGTTTAAAAGATTTGCAGAGCTACTTGGATGACTTTGGGTGCTAA
- the LOC103842176 gene encoding putative L-type lectin-domain containing receptor kinase II.2, translating to MAGAILWMLASVHAISMVLAQDGNQFVHYDFRKADLYVDGMASTKDGRLKLTNSSKRATGHAFHRTPISFVNSSFSFSTEFVFAIVPEERTSYGQGMAFVVFPSIVDLRYGAATSYLGLFNRGNDNKTENHILAVELDTNASSEALEESDNHVGIDVNSIVSVESKDASYFDDTVGMNRSLVLASKQRIRIWIEYDGENRLLNVTLAPLETPKPRLPLLSRSIDLSKIFKEQMFFGFAGSTGTIRSHQYILGWSLAIGGKAQSLDISQVMDLPRPPRNHLPLILVVASVVAFLIIAGGIVYLYQRNRYAEVFEQWELQYSPQRFSFRTLYKATRGFKENRVLGAGGFGKVYRGELLDGTQIAVKRVSHGAEQGMQEYVAEIATMGRLAHRNLVQLRGYCRRKGELLLVYEYMVNGSLADRLFDGDNLSWSQRVHIVKGVSSCLHYLHEGWGKVVLHRDIKASNILLDENLNGKLGDFGLAIFYDRGATFEATRVVGTIGHMAPEVTSMGVANEATDVYAFGVLMLEVVCGRRPVEPERSPGQKILVEWVASCGRRGALLDSVDIKLAGNFEVDEAMLLLKLGMICSQIDPQRRPTMKDITEYLEQKKRIPHISFDTAEFGIPIVPLISDETVTAQGSALSFASFLYDTITVLFRGR from the coding sequence ATGGCAGGAGCTATACTATGGATGTTAGCTTCAGTCCATGCGATCTCTATGGTTCTAGCTCAAGATGGTAATCAGTTTGTGCACTACGACTTCCGGAAAGCAGATCTATACGTAGATGGAATGGCAAGTACCAAAGATGGCAGACTAAAACTTACTAATAGCTCAAAGAGAGCCACTGGGCATGCCTTCCACAGAACGCCAATATCTTTCGTAAACTCTTCATTTTCGTTCTCCACCGAGTTCGTGTTCGCGATCGTTCCAGAAGAGCGCACCAGCTACGGCCAAGGAATGGCTTTCGTTGTCTTTCCCAGCATCGTTGACCTAAGGTATGGCGCAGCAACATCTTATCTAGGGCTATTCAATAGAGGGAACGATAACAAAACCGAGAATCATATACTTGCGGTAGAGCTCGACACTAACGCAAGCTCTGAAGCCCTTGAAGAGAGTGATAACCATGTAGGGATAGACGTCAACAGTATAGTATCGGTCGAATCTAAGGACGCTAGTTACTTCGATGACACGGTAGGGATGAACAGGAGCCTGGTGCTCGCTAGCAAACAAAGAATTCGTATTTGGATAGAATATGATGGAGAGAATAGATTGCTAAACGTCACTCTTGCTCCCCTCGAGACCCCAAAGCCAAGATTGCCTCTTTTGTCAAGATCTATAGACCTTTCCAAAATCTTCAAGGAGCAAATGTTTTTCGGTTTCGCTGGGAGTACGGGTACTATCAGAAGTCATCAATATATTCTTGGTTGGTCATTGGCGATAGGCGGAAAAGCGCAAAGCCTTGACATTTCTCAAGTAATGGATCTCCCTCGACCGCCACGTAATCACTTACCGCTTATACTCGTCGTTGCATCAGTAGTTGCTTTCTTGATAATAGCAGGAGGAATAGTATACCTTTACCAACGGAATAGGTACGCAGAGGTGTTTGAACAATGGGAATTACAATACAGCCCCCAGAGATTCTCCTTCAGAACCCTGTATAAAGCAACCAGAGGTTTCAAGGAGAATAGAGTGCTTGGAGCTGGAGGTTTCGGCAAGGTTTACAGAGGAGAGCTTCTCGATGGCACTCAAATCGCGGTCAAGAGAGTCTCCCACGGTGCAGAACAAGGAATGCAAGAGTACGTTGCGGAAATCGCTACTATGGGGAGGCTAGCACACAGAAACTTGGTGCAGCTACGTGGTTACTGCAGGAGGAAAGGCGAATTGCTTTTGGTCTACGAGTACATGGTTAATGGAAGTCTTGCTGATCGCCTGTTCGATGGCGACAATCTCAGCTGGTCTCAAAGAGTTCATATTGTGAAAGGAGTATCCTCTTGCCTTCACTACCTACATGAAGGTTGGGGAAAAGTTGTGTTACATAGAGATATAAAAGCGAGCAACATTCTCTTGGACGAAAATTTAAACGGGAAACTTGGAGATTTCGGGCTCGCTATATTCTATGATCGTGGCGCGACTTTTGAAGCCACGCGTGTTGTAGGAACCATTGGTCATATGGCTCCAGAGGTTACCTCCATGGGCGTGGCGAATGAGGCGACTGATGTCTATGCTTTTGGAGTACTCATGCTTGAGGTGGTCTGCGGGAGGAGACCAGTAGAGCCAGAAAGGTCTCCCGGGCAGAAGATTTTGGTTGAATGGGTTGCCAGTTGCGGGAGAAGAGGTGCTTTACTAGATAGTGTTGACATTAAACTAGCAGGAAATTTTGAAGTTGATGAAGCTATGCTGCTTTTGAAGCTAGGCATGATCTGTTCACAGATTGACCCACAAAGGAGACCTACTATGAAAGATATAACAGAGTATCTTGAACAAAAGAAACGTATCCCACACATTTCGTTTGATACAGCTGAGTTTGGGATACCCATTGTACCCCTAATAAGCGATGAAACAGTAACAGCACAAGGATCTGCTCTGTCGTTTGCTAGTTTCTTATATGACACCATTACCGTGTTATTTAGAGGTCGCTGA
- the LOC103842177 gene encoding pentatricopeptide repeat-containing protein At2g25580: MYRKLSFFPRANYARNEPGSFSKTLLRHLSTAVERLGFSNPNEHRADDDSSHTSGDINPRAGFYGNEVSARTQQSQSSWSRNLNSNSGYWRSSDYNRNGWHSGSSKIEETLEEFDSYCENYLLKKAIESMESLESMGHVLDLARLLRLVHLCGEDHLSLEDNLLRETKVSLQGKIRVWVHHSDANYLKYYTDLVIEEFDAFCRQGNVKKALYTMDTLASLSHPVDLARLMGLAKLCGEVEASEEAKFVHGKIISLGCVLDVSSYHVLIEMYSNCGLMNEASSVFEEMPGKTLETWCVMIRCLAKNGLGEDAIDMFTRFKKNQGNKPDSGLFRGVFYSCGLLGDVDEGLLHFMSMSKDYGIVPTMEDYVSVVEMLALPGLLDEALAFVERMPIEPNVDVWETLMNLSRVHGDLELGDRCAEIVEELDPTRLNQQSRDGYLPVKASDVEKASLKKRSGIHGLGRISNSRTHEYRAGDTNLPENDELLQILRNLRTHMLERGYVCQTKLALHDVDEESKENALLAHSERIAFARALLNTPPRNQFTILKNLRVCIDCHNAFKIMADIVGRPVVMRDAKRFHHLKDGKCSCKDYW; this comes from the coding sequence ATGTATAGGAAGCTATCTTTCTTTCCCAGAGCAAACTACGCTCGCAATGAACCTGGCTCTTTCTCCAAAACTCTCCTGAGGCATCTCAGCACGGCTGTTGAAAGGTTAGGTTTTTCAAACCCTAACGAACACCGAGCCGATGATGATTCATCACACACCTCCGGCGATATAAACCCTAGAGCAGGGTTTTACGGAAACGAAGTTAGTGCTCGGACACAACAGAGTCAGAGTTCTTGGTCACGGAACCTCAATTCCAACAGCGGTTACTGGAGAAGCTCTGATTACAACAGAAACGGTTGGCACTCAGGTAGTTCCAAGATTGAAGAAACGCTTGAAGAGTTTGATTCGTATTGCGAAAACTATCTTCTCAAAAAGGCTATAGAGTCTATGGAATCGTTGGAGAGTATGGGCCATGTTCTGGACTTAGCTAGGCTCTTACGGTTAGTGCATCTATGTGGAGAAGACCATCTTTCTCTAGAAGACAACCTTTTGCGAGAAACCAAGGTCTCTCTTCAGGGGAAGATCAGAGTGTGGGTTCACCACTCGGATGCTAACTACTTGAAGTATTATACTGATCTTGTGATTGAGGAGTTTGACGCGTTTTGCAGACAAGGGAATGTTAAAAAGGCTTTGTATACGATGGATACGTTGGCTAGTTTGAGTCATCCTGTGGATTTAGCTAGGCTGATGGGATTAGCTAAGCTGTGTGGGGAAGTAGAGGCTTCAGAGGAAGCCAAGTTTGTTCACGGGAAGATTATCTCCTTGGGTTGTGTTTTGGATGTGAGTTCATATCATGTGTTGATAGAGATGTATTCCAACTGTGGGCTGATGAATGAAGCATCGAGTGTTTTCGAGGAAATGCCTGGGAAGACTCTGGAGACTTGGTGCGTTATGATAAGATGTTTGGCGAAGAATGGTCTAGGAGAAGACGCTATTGATATGTTTACTCGTTTCAAAAAAAACCAAGGAAACAAACCTGACAGTGGACTGTTCAGAGGAGTGTTCTACTCATGCGGGTTGCTAGGTGATGTTGATGAAGGGTTATTGCACTTTATGTCGATGTCCAAAGACTATGGCATCGTTCCTACCATGGAGGACTATGTAAGCGTCGTTGAGATGTTGGCCTTACCAGGATTGTTAGACGAGGCTTTAGCGTTTGTTGAGAGAATGCCCATAGAGCCAAATGTTGATGTGTGGGAAACATTGATGAACCTTTCTCGAGTACATGGGGATCTAGAGCTTGGAGATCGGTGCGCTGAGATTGTCGAGGAGCTAGATCCTACACGGTTGAACCAACAGTCAAGGGACGGTTATCTTCCGGTTAAGGCATCAGATGTAGAAAAAGCGAGTCTGAAGAAAAGATCAGGGATTCATGGTCTTGGCAGAATCTCAAACTCTAGGACGCATGAATATAGAGCAGGGGATACCAATCTACCTGAGAACGATGAGCTTTTACAGATATTGAGAAACTTAAGGACGCATATGCTAGAAAGGGGCTACGTCTGTCAAACAAAATTAGCTTTGCACGATGTAGAcgaagagagcaaagagaatgCACTTCTTGCTCATAGCGAGAGAATAGCTTTTGCTCGTGCTCTTCTCAACACGCCACCTCGTAATCAGTTCACGATCCTGAAGAACCTTCGTGTGTGTATTGATTGTCATAACGCCTTCAAGATTATGGCGGATATAGTTGGTAGACCGGTGGTCATGCGAGATGCAAAGAGATTCCACCATCTCAAAGATGGAAAATGCAGCTGCAAGGACTATTGGTGA
- the LOC103842175 gene encoding probable protein phosphatase 2C 22 isoform X1 encodes MEDTKGISDPENGSSIYGGKPPNPLSFSSSSSSSAAALYRQTFDGDRDRFLAPPRSLVRHPSLVKTKVSALSVENEFVLDKVEFVPVMRSGAWSDIGSRSSMEDAYLCLDNLMDSYGLKDSEDGPTAFYGVFDGHGGKHAAEFACQRIPRYIVEDQEFPSDINKVVSSAFLRADAAFSEACALDGSLSSGTTALAAILTGRSLVVANAGDCRAVLSRQGKAIEMSKDHKPMSCKERRRIEASGGYIYDGYLNGQLNVARAIGDFHMEGMKRKKDGSNGGPLIADPELMTTKLTEEDEFLIMGCDGVWDVFMSQNAVDFARRRLQEHNDPVMCSKELVEEALKRKSGDNVTAVVVCLQPQPPPNLVAPRLRVQRSFSAEGLKDLQSYLDDFGC; translated from the exons ATGGAAGATACTAAAGGAATCTCTGATCCGGAGAATGGGAGTTCGATTTACGGCGGAAAACCGCCGAATCCTCtctccttctcttcttcctcctcctcttccgccGCCGCCTTATACCGGCAGACCTTTGACGGCGACCGCGACCGCTTTTTGGCTCCCCCCAGGTCGCTGGTTCGACACCCATCTCTC GTGAAGACAAAGGTGTCAGCTTTATCTGTTGAGAACGAGTTTGTTTTAGACAAGGTTGAGTTTGTTCCCGTTATGCGTTCCGGAGCTTGGTCTGATATTGGCTCCAGGTCCAGCATGGAAGATGCTTATCTATGCCTCGATAATCTCATGGATAGTTACGGTCTCAAGGACTCTGAGGATGGACCGACCGCATTTTACGGGGTATTCGATGGACACGGTGGGAAGCACGCTGCTGAGTTCGCGTGTCAACGTATACCGAGGTACATCGTTGAGGATCAAGAGTTTCCTAGTGACATCAATAAGGTGGTTTCTTCAGCGTTTCTTCGAGCAGACGCTGCCTTCTCAGAGGCTTGTGCGTTGGATGGGAGTCTCTCTTCAGGAACTACTGCTTTGGCTGCTATTCTTACTGGaag GTCGTTGGTTGTGGCAAACGCTGGAGATTGTAGAGCAGTCTTGTCTCGTCAGGGGAAAGCCATTGAGATGTCAAAGGACCACAAACCCATGAGCTGCAAAGAGAGGAGACGCATCGAAGCCTCGGGTGGATACATATACGATGGGTATCTGAACGGGCAACTCAATGTGGCTCGTGCCATCGGGGATTTTCATATGGAAGGgatgaagagaaagaaagaCGGTTCTAACGGTGGACCTCTCATTGCGGATCCTGAGCTCATGACAACTAAACTAACAGAAGAGGACGAGTTCCTTATAATGGGCTGCGATGGGGTTTGGGATGTGTTCATGAGCCAGAACGCTGTTGATTTCGCTAGGAGGAGGCTGCAAGAGCACAATGACCCGGTTATGTGTAGTAAAGAGTTGGTTGAAGAAGCTTTGAAGAGGAAGAGTGGGGATAATGTGACGGCGGTGGTTGTGTGCCTTCAGCCGCAGCCGCCACCGAACTTGGTTGCACCGAGGTTGAGGGTTCAACGGAGCTTCTCAGCGGAGGGTTTAAAAGATTTGCAGAGCTACTTGGATGACTTTGGGTGCTAA